Below is a window of Gemmatimonadaceae bacterium DNA.
CGACACGATGAGCGTCGGCGTGTTCGTCACGCCCGTCTGCTTGAACAGCTGGACGACGTCGTCGTACAGCGGCGCGATCGGTAGCGCGTGCTCGATGCCAGAATATCCGTCTATGGCGTGCGTGAGGTTGAGCTTGAAGTCGAGGCCGCCCTCGGTTGTCGGCATCAGGCCGAGGTCTTTCGCCGCCATGATCACCCACTCGCGCTGTTGGCGGTTGCCTGTCATGTACATCTTGAGCGTTTTCGTATCATAGTACGTCGCGTACCGCTTCAGCACGTTGCGCGTCTGCTCGAAGTCCTTGAGGTTCTCGCCACTGAACACGCCCGGGCCCGTCGAGTAGATGCGAGGGCCGATCATGTGGCCGGCCTCGACCTCGTCCTCGTACGTGAGCACATCCGTCGTCGCAGTCTGCGGATCGCGCGTCGTCGTGACGCCGTATGCCAGCTGCGCGAGGTACTGCCACACCTGCGCCGTGTGAATGCGCGGAATGAGCCACTGTGGGTGATAGTGAATGTCGACGAAGCCCGGCACGATCGTCTTTCCGGCGACGTCGATCACCTGCGCCCCTGCCGGCACGGTGACGCTGCCCCGCTTACCGACGGCGACGATGCGATTCTCGTGGACGACGATGTCCGCATCATCGATGACTTCGCTTCCCTTCATCGTAATCACGCGGGCGCCGCGCAGCACCGCGTTGCTTTGCGGAATGTCGCGACTCACGCCAATCGTTATGCGGCGCTCCACGGGCTTGTATCCCGTCGGCGCCGGAGCCTTCTTCGTCGAATCTGGCTTCGTGCTGTCCGGCTTTGCCGCGGGCGTGACGGATGCGCTGTCACCTTTCGCACGTGCAACGACCTTGAGACTGTCGTCGACGACCTTTGCACGATCCAGGTCGAAGGATACGAAAGCGTTCCCGATCGCCCAGTGCACGCTCTTACTATCCGCGCTCCACGCCGGAAACTCGCCGCCGATGTCGGTCAGGCGGCGCACGGGGAATGAAGCCGCAGCCGGATTCGCGACGGAGACCGTGGGCGTTGGGCCGCCGAGGTACGGAACGGTCACGACGTAGATGTCGTTGCCGACCTGCGCCAGCGCTCGGTCGCCGTGAGGAGCCATGACAACGGCCGCCGCGGGCGGGGGTGTTGGGTTCTGCTCCAGCTCATAGTGCGTCGGCATCGGCATGTCGACGCTCGTCGTATGATCGTCGTCGAGCGTGCCCGCTGGCGGCAGCGGACCCGTGACCTTGATGAGCGACTTTACATCGGTGCCGTCCCACCGCATGGAGACGAGGCCTTCCTCCTGACTGTACGCGAAGATCCGCGTCGAATCGCTCGTGAAGTGGGGATGCGTGCGGTTCCCACTCGGCCCGATGACGACCATGTCGCCGCCACTCGCCGGCACCCATACGAACTCCGTCCCCAATCCACCGCCGAAGAAGCCTAACGCTTCCTGCATATCGCGCGCGGCTGCTTTCACCGCGACGATCCGCTTCGCGTCTGGCGACCAGGCGATCTGGGAGTAGAGGGCAGGCGCCCTCGTCAACTGCTGCGGCGCACTCTTGCCGTCCGCGGCGACCCTGTAGATCTGGCCGCCGGCCTTGTCGTTCCAGGTTACGAACGCGATCGACTTGCCATCGGGAGACCAGGTTGGATCGAACTCGCCGACATCCTCGGTCGTGACGCGTCGCGGCGCACCGTTAGGCAAATCCGCAAGATAGAGCCGATTCAATGTCACGAACGCGAGTCGCTTGCCATCCGGCGAGGGCGCGATATCGCGAATCTGATGCGCCGTGAAGCTCCCCGCATCGTCGACCTTGTAGGCGAAGCGCACTTCCGGACCCACGTCGACCGACACGTCCGCCGTGAACGAGATCTTCTCCGGCTTCGACTTGTCGACGGGCACGCGCCAGATCTCACCGCCGTAGGAAATGACCACGGCCTTGTCGTCCGGTGTGAACGCATAACCCGGCAGCACGTCGAGCGGAGCGCGCGACTCCTGATCGTCGCGCTGGATGGGATAGATCAGCCAATCCTCGACACCACTTTCAACGTTGCGGATGCGCAAACCCGTGTTCGTCTCGAAACGCGTGCCGTACACCAGCCACTTGCCGTCGTGCGACAGTTGCGGCCGGAAGGCCGAGCCGTAACGGGATGACATGACCGTGTTCGTTCCCGTTTCACGGTCATAGACTGCGAGCTGGTACTGCGGGAAGATGGCGTTGTATTGCCAATCGCCCTGCCGCCGCGCGTACCAGACGTAACGTCCGTTGTGGCTCACCGTCGGGCCCGTGACCTTGAGCGCCGCCGGCTCGCGCACCAACGCCGCACCCGATCCGCCGTCGACGTGATAGATCCAGAGCTTCGCCGCGCCGCCAAGGCCGCCCGACTTCGCCG
It encodes the following:
- a CDS encoding amidohydrolase family protein, producing the protein MRSLRRILGIGAAFLLASIPAAARGQQPDAIKGKKPDLPLSVARHVNFTTTKGSWISLDVSSDGRTIVFDLLGDLYTLPITGGTATRLTSGLAMDVQPRFSPDGKKIVFVSDRSGGDNIWTLSLDKRDTVQLTKGNDNLYTSPEFTPDGKYIVAAKSGGLGGAAKLWIYHVDGGSGAALVREPAALKVTGPTVSHNGRYVWYARRQGDWQYNAIFPQYQLAVYDRETGTNTVMSSRYGSAFRPQLSHDGKWLVYGTRFETNTGLRIRNVESGVEDWLIYPIQRDDQESRAPLDVLPGYAFTPDDKAVVISYGGEIWRVPVDKSKPEKISFTADVSVDVGPEVRFAYKVDDAGSFTAHQIRDIAPSPDGKRLAFVTLNRLYLADLPNGAPRRVTTEDVGEFDPTWSPDGKSIAFVTWNDKAGGQIYRVAADGKSAPQQLTRAPALYSQIAWSPDAKRIVAVKAAARDMQEALGFFGGGLGTEFVWVPASGGDMVVIGPSGNRTHPHFTSDSTRIFAYSQEEGLVSMRWDGTDVKSLIKVTGPLPPAGTLDDDHTTSVDMPMPTHYELEQNPTPPPAAAVVMAPHGDRALAQVGNDIYVVTVPYLGGPTPTVSVANPAAASFPVRRLTDIGGEFPAWSADSKSVHWAIGNAFVSFDLDRAKVVDDSLKVVARAKGDSASVTPAAKPDSTKPDSTKKAPAPTGYKPVERRITIGVSRDIPQSNAVLRGARVITMKGSEVIDDADIVVHENRIVAVGKRGSVTVPAGAQVIDVAGKTIVPGFVDIHYHPQWLIPRIHTAQVWQYLAQLAYGVTTTRDPQTATTDVLTYEDEVEAGHMIGPRIYSTGPGVFSGENLKDFEQTRNVLKRYATYYDTKTLKMYMTGNRQQREWVIMAAKDLGLMPTTEGGLDFKLNLTHAIDGYSGIEHALPIAPLYDDVVQLFKQTGVTNTPTLIVSYGGPFGENYWYTHTDVHGDAKLRRFTPEAELDAKTRRRGLGSGGSPGPGGWFMDEEYAFPLHAQFAKKVVEAGGRIGIGSHGQLQGLGYQWEMWMMASGGMSNHDVLRTATILGAEGIGMGADLGSIENGKLADLVVLDKNPLDDIRNTNAIRFVMKNGRMYDGNTLDEVYPTKKALQHFVWQDGAPGAVSTGTP